Proteins from one Mycobacterium sp. EPa45 genomic window:
- a CDS encoding adenylate/guanylate cyclase domain-containing protein: MAVESTACRTCGAQPREGARFCDSCGAPLAGGELPAEYKQVTVLFADVVRSMDLAAALGAERLREIMTELVRRATLVMARFGGTVDKFTGDGIMAIFGAPVALEDHAFRACLAALELQKEAGQLAAEIEQHDGQHFMLRVGLNSGQVITGDLTSSPRSWTAIGEQVGLAQRMESVAPPGGVMLSESTARLVDGAVDLGDRELVHVKGAREPLPARRALRAAGGLRRRRTTETTLVGRTWELASIAAMLEEAVAGAGCVVGLVGPPGIGKSRIVREVTTRAAQRDVDVFTAYCESHTSDLPFHAAAALLTASLGITGPDKAAARAQVRDRVSADADDLLLVDDLLGIADLETTTPAIEADARRRRLAGLLDAALMARNRPAVFVIEDAHWIDEASEVMLAGLVEMAPHTPTVVLVTYRPEYRGALANAQGAQTIALRPLSSTQTSALTSELLGQHSSVRELVDHIADRAAGNPFFAEEIVRDLAERGVLEGVRAKYTCCVDLADIRVPATLQAAIAARIDRLGPSAKRTLSAASVIGTRFRPDLLEGLGVTPSLAELVDAELVSHVQFTPHDEYAFKHPLIRTVAYESQLKSDRTELHRRLADVIQAQGCGDDKAAAIAEHVEAAGDLRMAYDWHMRAGQWLINRDISAARTSWARAKQVADRLPADEADRLAMRITPRTLLCTSAYRGGGRVDDTGFEELRELCEQADDRRSLAIAMAGMPSTLTLLNRHREASIVAGEQVRLVESIGEPTLTVGLLIPSLTSKLHAGEVLGALALADRVIELADGDVSKGELVLGSPLSQATMLRGVARCILGEQSWRDDLNRATTMARDSDPTTRSIVVAYPYGMLLLNGALVPDDALISTLEHALRTIDQTGDNFTLDIARFACATASLMHLGRNPSADVRLLEVVSESTSAQDNALGTLCARTALAGHHSRIGDAEVAVALSEKIVEEVFSGGEMLLRGPATSALVEALLRRGSEADVREARSAIDRLGAVPTEPGFVLFDLPLLRMRALLAQSDGDDLGYLDFREQYRTRAKALDFQRHLRLAEAMP; the protein is encoded by the coding sequence GTGGCGGTCGAATCGACGGCATGCCGAACCTGTGGCGCACAACCGCGAGAGGGAGCGCGGTTCTGCGACTCCTGTGGTGCGCCGCTTGCCGGTGGCGAGCTACCGGCCGAGTACAAGCAGGTCACCGTCCTGTTCGCCGACGTGGTGCGATCGATGGACCTGGCCGCAGCCCTCGGCGCCGAGCGGTTGCGGGAGATCATGACCGAGCTGGTGCGTAGGGCCACGCTGGTGATGGCGCGGTTCGGCGGCACCGTCGACAAGTTCACCGGTGACGGCATCATGGCGATCTTCGGTGCTCCGGTCGCCCTGGAGGACCACGCGTTCCGCGCCTGTCTGGCGGCCTTGGAGCTGCAGAAGGAAGCCGGGCAGTTGGCCGCCGAGATCGAGCAGCACGACGGTCAGCACTTCATGCTGCGGGTCGGCCTCAACTCAGGGCAGGTCATCACCGGCGACCTCACGTCGAGCCCGAGGAGTTGGACCGCGATCGGAGAGCAGGTCGGGCTGGCGCAGCGTATGGAATCGGTCGCCCCGCCCGGTGGGGTGATGCTCAGTGAATCCACCGCCCGCCTGGTCGACGGCGCGGTCGACCTCGGCGACCGGGAGCTGGTTCACGTCAAGGGTGCCCGGGAGCCCCTGCCGGCGCGGCGGGCGTTGCGTGCCGCCGGCGGACTGCGACGACGGCGGACGACGGAGACCACCCTGGTGGGTCGGACGTGGGAACTGGCGAGTATCGCTGCCATGCTCGAGGAAGCCGTCGCCGGGGCGGGGTGCGTGGTGGGGCTGGTCGGCCCCCCGGGAATCGGCAAGAGCCGCATCGTGCGCGAGGTCACGACCCGGGCGGCCCAGCGCGACGTCGATGTCTTCACCGCCTATTGCGAATCGCACACCAGCGACCTGCCATTCCACGCCGCCGCCGCGCTGCTGACCGCCAGTCTGGGCATCACCGGGCCGGACAAGGCGGCAGCCAGGGCGCAGGTGCGTGACCGGGTCTCCGCCGATGCCGATGACCTGCTGCTGGTGGACGATCTGTTGGGGATCGCCGATCTCGAGACGACGACGCCCGCGATCGAGGCCGATGCACGGCGTCGCAGGCTGGCCGGGCTGTTGGATGCAGCACTCATGGCCCGTAACCGGCCCGCGGTGTTCGTGATCGAAGACGCGCACTGGATCGATGAGGCGAGTGAGGTGATGCTCGCCGGTCTCGTCGAGATGGCACCGCACACGCCGACCGTCGTCCTGGTGACCTACCGGCCCGAGTACCGCGGTGCGTTGGCGAATGCGCAAGGGGCGCAAACCATCGCATTGCGGCCGTTGAGCAGCACACAGACCTCGGCGCTGACCAGTGAACTGCTCGGGCAGCATTCCTCGGTGCGAGAGCTGGTCGATCACATCGCCGACCGCGCGGCCGGCAACCCGTTCTTCGCCGAAGAGATCGTGCGTGATCTCGCCGAACGCGGTGTGCTGGAAGGGGTCCGGGCCAAGTACACCTGCTGTGTGGACCTCGCCGACATCCGGGTTCCCGCGACTCTGCAGGCCGCGATCGCCGCCCGGATCGACCGCCTCGGACCGAGCGCGAAACGTACGCTGTCGGCGGCGTCGGTGATCGGCACCCGGTTCAGACCTGATCTGCTCGAAGGCCTAGGCGTGACACCGTCGTTGGCCGAACTGGTCGATGCCGAACTCGTCAGCCATGTGCAGTTCACTCCGCACGACGAGTATGCGTTCAAGCATCCGCTGATCCGCACGGTCGCCTACGAATCACAATTGAAGTCCGACCGCACCGAGCTGCATCGGCGCCTGGCCGACGTGATCCAGGCGCAGGGCTGCGGTGACGACAAGGCGGCGGCGATCGCCGAGCATGTCGAGGCGGCCGGGGACCTGCGAATGGCCTACGACTGGCACATGCGGGCCGGCCAATGGCTGATCAACCGGGACATCTCCGCGGCGCGCACGAGCTGGGCACGAGCCAAACAGGTTGCCGACCGGCTTCCGGCAGACGAAGCCGACCGGCTTGCCATGCGGATAACGCCCCGAACCCTGTTGTGCACCAGCGCCTATCGCGGCGGCGGCCGGGTCGACGACACCGGGTTCGAGGAGCTTCGCGAGCTCTGCGAGCAGGCCGATGACCGCCGATCGCTCGCGATCGCGATGGCAGGCATGCCGTCGACACTGACCCTGCTCAATCGGCATCGCGAGGCCTCGATCGTCGCCGGCGAACAGGTACGGCTCGTCGAGTCGATCGGCGAGCCGACCTTGACAGTCGGCCTACTCATTCCCTCACTCACAAGTAAGCTGCATGCCGGCGAGGTGCTGGGCGCGCTCGCTCTGGCCGATCGGGTCATCGAGCTCGCCGACGGGGATGTCTCGAAGGGAGAACTGGTTCTCGGATCCCCACTGTCACAGGCGACCATGTTGCGAGGCGTCGCGCGGTGCATCTTGGGCGAACAGAGCTGGCGTGACGACCTCAACCGGGCGACCACCATGGCGCGCGACTCCGACCCGACGACGAGATCCATCGTGGTGGCCTACCCCTACGGCATGCTCCTGCTCAACGGCGCGTTGGTGCCCGACGATGCCTTGATCTCCACCTTGGAGCACGCGTTGCGCACGATTGATCAGACTGGCGACAACTTCACTCTCGATATTGCCCGGTTCGCCTGTGCCACAGCATCCTTGATGCACTTGGGCCGCAACCCCAGCGCTGACGTTCGACTGCTCGAGGTGGTGAGTGAATCGACCTCAGCGCAGGACAACGCCCTCGGCACTCTCTGCGCACGCACCGCGCTCGCAGGTCACCACAGTCGGATAGGTGATGCCGAGGTAGCTGTGGCGCTGTCCGAGAAGATTGTTGAAGAAGTCTTCAGTGGTGGCGAAATGCTGCTGCGCGGACCGGCGACCTCGGCCCTGGTGGAAGCGCTTCTGCGACGCGGATCCGAAGCCGATGTGCGCGAGGCACGTTCGGCGATCGACCGACTCGGCGCGGTGCCCACCGAGCCCGGCTTCGTGCTGTTCGATCTGCCGCTACTACGGATGCGCGCCCTGCTCGCCCAATCGGACGGTGACGACCTCGGCTATCTCGACTTCCGCGAACAGTATCGGACAAGAGCGAAAGCCCTTGATTTCCAGAGACATCTGAGACTCGCCGAAGCCATGCCCTAG
- a CDS encoding DNA-deoxyinosine glycosylase, whose product MSRSPLLDGLPPIGSTDARVLILGNMPSVLSLASGQYYGNPRNAFWRISGELLGFEPDAPYDRRTEMLGRHGIAVWDVLKHCRRVGSLDSAIEPDSMVANDFGTFFAAQPRIERVYFNGAAAERNFTRLVRLDSSAAFTRLPSTSPAQTMRYAEKLAVWSAALVEAR is encoded by the coding sequence ATGTCACGATCTCCCCTCCTGGACGGGCTGCCGCCCATCGGCTCGACCGATGCGCGGGTGTTGATCCTCGGCAACATGCCGAGTGTGCTCTCGCTTGCGAGCGGTCAGTACTACGGAAACCCGCGAAATGCGTTCTGGCGCATCAGCGGGGAACTGCTCGGGTTCGAGCCGGACGCACCGTATGACCGGCGGACGGAAATGTTGGGGCGTCACGGCATCGCCGTATGGGACGTGCTCAAGCACTGCCGTCGGGTCGGCAGCCTGGACTCGGCCATCGAGCCGGACAGTATGGTGGCCAACGACTTCGGCACGTTCTTCGCTGCCCAGCCTCGAATCGAACGGGTGTACTTCAACGGCGCGGCGGCCGAGCGCAACTTCACCCGGTTGGTCCGCCTCGACTCCTCAGCGGCGTTTACGCGCCTGCCGTCGACCAGCCCCGCGCAAACCATGCGCTACGCCGAGAAACTGGCCGTCTGGAGTGCAGCTCTGGTAGAGGCTCGATAA
- a CDS encoding adenylate/guanylate cyclase domain-containing protein, giving the protein MTDAVDPEAAGLLDGLTGEARAQRAELIPWLVEQGITVDEIRESFAPMLLPGRRIFGDDGTRLSARQISEQTGLDLDQLRRFQRASGLATVDDPDAAVFLKPDAESAVHIKRFLDLGFDPDRLLNVVRVLAEGLSHAAEAMRYIAVATTMQHPGTTELEMAQGAQVLVSAAAPLLGPMVQDMLMLQLRHAMETEAINANERAVGAPLPGARQVAIAFADLVGFTRLGETVPPEELEQLANRLADAARNVAVPPVRFVKTIGDAVMMVSTDTVALLDAMLTLVEATEAEALPQLRVGLAHGPAVSRAGDWFGSPVNLASRITSVSRPGSVLLSEAAREQIGDDPSFSWSFARARRLKGIQDEVKLFRARRADPR; this is encoded by the coding sequence GTGACCGATGCCGTCGACCCAGAGGCCGCCGGGCTGCTTGACGGGTTGACGGGCGAAGCCCGGGCCCAGCGCGCCGAACTGATTCCGTGGTTGGTGGAGCAGGGCATCACCGTCGACGAGATCCGGGAGTCGTTCGCGCCGATGTTGCTGCCCGGCCGGCGAATCTTCGGTGATGACGGCACCCGGTTGTCAGCCCGTCAGATCAGCGAGCAGACCGGCTTGGATCTCGACCAGCTCAGGCGTTTTCAGCGGGCCAGTGGGCTGGCGACAGTCGACGACCCGGATGCAGCGGTCTTTCTGAAACCCGATGCCGAATCGGCCGTGCACATCAAGCGATTCCTCGACTTGGGGTTCGACCCCGATCGGCTGCTCAACGTGGTTCGGGTTCTGGCAGAGGGTCTTTCACACGCGGCCGAGGCGATGCGCTATATCGCGGTGGCCACCACGATGCAGCATCCCGGCACCACCGAACTCGAGATGGCCCAGGGTGCGCAGGTGTTGGTCAGCGCCGCCGCCCCGTTGCTCGGGCCGATGGTTCAGGACATGCTGATGCTGCAGTTGCGTCATGCGATGGAGACCGAAGCGATCAATGCGAATGAGCGGGCGGTGGGCGCACCGCTGCCCGGCGCCCGCCAGGTGGCGATCGCCTTCGCCGACCTCGTCGGCTTCACCCGCCTCGGCGAGACGGTGCCGCCCGAAGAACTCGAACAGCTCGCCAACCGTCTCGCCGATGCGGCCCGCAATGTGGCGGTGCCACCGGTGCGGTTCGTCAAGACCATCGGTGACGCGGTGATGATGGTGTCGACGGATACGGTGGCGCTGCTCGATGCGATGTTGACCCTCGTCGAGGCGACCGAAGCCGAGGCGCTGCCGCAATTGCGGGTGGGTCTAGCCCATGGGCCGGCGGTGAGTCGTGCGGGGGACTGGTTCGGCAGCCCGGTCAACCTGGCCAGCCGCATTACCTCGGTGTCCCGGCCCGGATCTGTTCTGCTGTCCGAAGCCGCCCGCGAGCAGATCGGCGACGACCCATCCTTCAGCTGGTCATTCGCACGGGCCCGACGTCTCAAGGGCATCCAAGACGAGGTCAAGCTGTTCCGGGCCCGTCGGGCCGACCCGCGCTGA